GCCTCCGCGATGAGCGGCCGGGGCCTCGCGCTGGTCGAGCGGCTCGTGGCGCGGTGGGGGGCGGGACCCTCGCGCGGGGCCGGGAAGAGCGTGTGGTTCGAGATCGACGAGGAGCCGGCGGGCGAGCCCGTCCCCGACGTGGCCGACCTCAGCGTCGAGGAGCTCCTCGCCGCGTGGAGCGACGACGCGGACTCCGACGACGACGACGGCCGCCTCCTGGTGGTCCCCGCGCCGCCTGCGGGACCGACCACCGAGGTGGTGCTGCCCGCCCTGGTGGCCGCCGACCTCCTCGCCGCGAAGGAGCACATGGACGACCTGCTGCGGGAGCTGCAGCTGGTGCTGCTCGCGCAGGACGCAGGAACCGGTGCCGCCGACGCGCAGCTGGGCGGGCTCACCGCCGCACGCCGCCTCGACGAGACCGCCCGCGCCTTCGACGACGTGCGCCGCCAGGTCCGTCACCAGGTGAGCCGCGCCGTGGCGGCCGGCCAGGAGCGGGTGGCCCTCGTGCTGCAGCTGCCCGAGGGGACGGCTGAGCGGGCCACCGCCTACCGGGACGCCGTGGCGGCCGCGGAGCACCTGCCCGAGCTCCACGGTGCGCTGCTCAGCGCTTCCGCCACCCCCGCCCACCACCGCGCGGTGCGCCGGGCCTACCTCGACGAGGTCATCGCTGCGACGCGCGGCTGAGACGTCCACCGCCGGCCAGCCCGGTCGGCAGGACCGCCGGGGGCGCAGGCCGGCGCTGTGGGCCGAGGCGCTGCTCGTGGTGGCGTTCCTGCTCGCCTACGAGTCGGTCCAGCGCCTCGCCGGCGACGACGTCGCGGCGGCCTTCTCCCACGCCCGCACGCTGCTGGGGCTGGAGCAGGCGGTGGGACTGGCGCCCGAGCAGGCGCTCGACACGGCGACGGCGGCGTCACCGCTGCTGTCGCTGCTCTCGTCGGCCTGGTACTCGGCGCTGCACTACACGGTCACGCCCGTGGTGCTCGGGCTCGCCTACTGGCGGCTGCCGGAGCGCTACCGCGCGGTCCGCAACGCCTTCTTCGCCACCACCGCCGCCGCCCTGCTCGGGTACTTCCTCCTGCCCACCGCGCCCCCGCGGCTCCTGCCCGGGTACGCGGACGTGGTCTCCGAGACGGCGGGGTCGGGGTGGTGGTCGGCAGCGCCGCCCATCGGCACCAGCGGCGTGGACCAGCTGGCGGCGATGCCGTCGATGCACGTGGGGTGGGCCCTGTGGAGCGCCCTGGTGCTGTCCCTCGTGGTGCGGCGGCGGCGGTGGCTGCGGTGCGCGGTGCTGCTCTACCCCGTGGTGACCGCGGTGGTGGTGGTGGCCACCGGGAACCACTGGCTGCTCGACGTGGTGGCGGGTGCCGGTCTCACCGCGCTCGCCTGGGCCGCGCTCGTGGTGCGCCAGCCCGCCCGGGAGGCCGCCGGCGCGGACCGCCGCGACCTCGTCTCCGAACCCGGCTGACGGCCACCCCGCTCGTCGTCGTCCCCAGCTCGCCCCGCCCCTGCCCGCGCCTCTCTTCGCGCACTTTCCGCGGCAGGTGCGGGAAAAGGCCCCTCCCTTGTCGCACTTGCCGCGGAAAGTGCGACAAGGCGGAGGAAGGGAGGGGCCGGAGACCCGGGCGGAGCCGCTGGTGCGTCAGGCGGTCAGGCGCCGGCGCTGTCGAAGGCCTCCACCGGCGGGCACGAGCAGACCAGGTTGCGGTCCCCGAAGCTGCCGTCGATGCGGCCCACCGGAGGCCAGTACTTGTCCGGGTCGGGGCCGGCGGGGAACGCCGCCAGCTGCGCGCTGTACGGCAGCTCGCCGGACAGCGCGCGCTCGGCGGTGTGAGGCGCCCCGCGCAGCGGAGAGGCGGCCAGCTCCCACTCGCCGTCGGCCACCCGCTGCGCCTCCGCACGGATGGCCAGCATCGCCTCGACGAACCTGTCGACCTCGGGCAGGTCCTCGCTCTCGGTAGGCTCCACCATGAGCGTGCCCGCCACGGGGAAGCTCGTGGTGGGGGCGTGGAAGCCGTAGTCGATGAGCCGCTTGGCGACGTCGTCCACCGTCACGCCGGTGGCCTTGGTGAGCGGGCGCAGGTCGAGGATGCACTCGTGGGCCACGAGCCCGCCGTCGCCGGTGTAGAGCACCGGGTAGGCCTCGCGCAGCCGGGCGGCCACGTAGTTGGCCGACAGCACCGCGGTGGCCGTGGCCCGCGCCAGGCCCGCTCCGCCCATGAGCCGCAGGTAGGCGTAGGAGATGGGCAGGATGCCCGCCGAACCGTGCGGTGCGGCGGCGATGGCGCCGGTGCCGCCGGGCGCGGTGCGGCGCGCCGGGTCCGGGTGCGCGGCGTGGGTGGGCAGGTGCGGCGCCAGGTGCGCGCGCACCGCCACCGGTCCGACGCCCGGGCCGCCGCCGCCGTGCGGGATGCAGAACGTCTTGTGCAGGTTGAGGTGGGAGACGTCGCCGCCGAACTCCCCGGGCTTGGCGTACCCGAGCAGGGCGTTGAAGTTGGCGCCGTCCACGTACACCTGACCGCCCGCGGCGTGCACCAGCTCGCACACCCGGGTGATGCCGGGCTCGTAGACGCCGTGGGTGGACGGGTAGGTCACCATGATCGCGGCCAGGTCGTCGCGGTGGGCCTCGCACTTCGCGCGCAGGTCGTCGAGGTCCACGGAGCCGTCCGGTGCGGAGGCGACCACCACCACGCGCATCCCCGCCATCACCGCGGAGGCGGCGTTGGTGCCGTGGGCGGAGCTGGGGATGAGGCAGACGTCGCGCTGCTCCTCGCCGCGGGCGCGGTGGTAGCCGCGGATGGCCACCAGACCGGCCAGCTCGCCCTGGGAGCCGGCGTTCGGCTGGACGGAGACGTCGTCGTACCCGGTGACCTCGGCCAGCCACGCCTCGAGGCGCTCCACCAGCAGGCGGTAGCCCTCGGCGTCCTCCGCGGGCGCGAAGGGGTGCAGGTCGGCGAAGCCGGGAAGGCTGATCGGCTCCATCTCGGCGGTGGCGTTGAGCTTCATCGTGCAGGAGCCCAGCGGGATCATGCCGCGGTCGAGGGCGTAGTCGCGGCGCGAGAGGCGGTGCAGGTAGCGCAGCAGCGCCGTCTCGGAGCGGTGCTGGTGGAACACCGGGTGCTCCAGGTAGGGCGTGGTGCGCAGCAGGTCTCGCGGGAGCGCGTCGGGGGTGCGGACGTCGAGGTCGGCCAGGGCCCGCTCGTCGACCGCGCCCGCGGTCTGGCCGTCCAGGCCGAAGGCGCCCAGCACCCGGCCGACCACCTCCAGGTCGGTGCGCTCGGAGCAGGAGGCGCCCACGTGGTCGGCGTCGACCAGGCGCAGGTGGACCCCCGCCTCGCGCGCCGCGGCGACGACGGCCTCCGCGCGGCCGGGCACGCGCGCCAGCACGGTGTCGAAGAACTGCTCGTGCACCACCTCCACGCCGCCCTCGCGCAGCGCTGCCGCCAGGACGGCCGCGGTGCGGTGGGTGCGCTGCGCGATCGCCCGCAGCCCGTCGGGACCGTGGTACACGGCGTACATCGACGCCACCACGGCCAGGAGCACCTGGGCGGTGCAGATGTTGCTGGTGGCCCGGTCGCGGCGGATGTGCTGCTCGCGGGTCTGCAGCGCCAGCCGGTAGGCGCGCTGGCCGGTGCTGTCCACCGAGACCCCCACCAGCCGACCCGGCAGGTTGCGCTCGAGCCCCTTGGCCACGGCCATGAACGCGGCGTGGGGACCGCCGTAGAAGAGCGGGACGCCGAAGCGCTGGGTGCTGCCCACCACCACGTCGGCGCCCAGCGCGCCGGGGGCCTCCATCACGGTCAGCGCCAGGACGTCGGCCGCGACGACCAGCCGTCCGCCGCGCTCGCGCACCTGCTCGGCCAGGCCGCGCAGGGCGGG
This portion of the Quadrisphaera setariae genome encodes:
- a CDS encoding ATP-binding protein, which gives rise to MSTQDLPAVRSALATTTYPPEVASVRAARRFVVAVLSSSGLAPLADDAGLVVSELAANAVLHARSPFDVLVHRLEVGVRVSVRDASPTMPVLVAPSASAMSGRGLALVERLVARWGAGPSRGAGKSVWFEIDEEPAGEPVPDVADLSVEELLAAWSDDADSDDDDGRLLVVPAPPAGPTTEVVLPALVAADLLAAKEHMDDLLRELQLVLLAQDAGTGAADAQLGGLTAARRLDETARAFDDVRRQVRHQVSRAVAAGQERVALVLQLPEGTAERATAYRDAVAAAEHLPELHGALLSASATPAHHRAVRRAYLDEVIAATRG
- a CDS encoding phosphatase PAP2 family protein, which produces MVAFLLAYESVQRLAGDDVAAAFSHARTLLGLEQAVGLAPEQALDTATAASPLLSLLSSAWYSALHYTVTPVVLGLAYWRLPERYRAVRNAFFATTAAALLGYFLLPTAPPRLLPGYADVVSETAGSGWWSAAPPIGTSGVDQLAAMPSMHVGWALWSALVLSLVVRRRRWLRCAVLLYPVVTAVVVVATGNHWLLDVVAGAGLTALAWAALVVRQPAREAAGADRRDLVSEPG
- the gcvP gene encoding aminomethyl-transferring glycine dehydrogenase, coding for MSDHSTLAELGEDAFAPRHLGPDAEQVAAMLAVVGHGSLAELMDAAVPAGIRTSGPLDLFEARTERQVAAELAELAGRNRPLEPMIGLGYHGTTTPPVIRRNVLENPSWYTAYTPYQPEISQGRLEALLNFQTLVSDLTGLPVAGASLLDEGTAAAEAMTLVRRADKGATGPFVVDVDVLPQTVEVVRTRAAAMGVEVVVTDLAGGLAAAAVDGAPLPERVSGVLVQYPGASGRVPALRGLAEQVRERGGRLVVAADVLALTVMEAPGALGADVVVGSTQRFGVPLFYGGPHAAFMAVAKGLERNLPGRLVGVSVDSTGQRAYRLALQTREQHIRRDRATSNICTAQVLLAVVASMYAVYHGPDGLRAIAQRTHRTAAVLAAALREGGVEVVHEQFFDTVLARVPGRAEAVVAAAREAGVHLRLVDADHVGASCSERTDLEVVGRVLGAFGLDGQTAGAVDERALADLDVRTPDALPRDLLRTTPYLEHPVFHQHRSETALLRYLHRLSRRDYALDRGMIPLGSCTMKLNATAEMEPISLPGFADLHPFAPAEDAEGYRLLVERLEAWLAEVTGYDDVSVQPNAGSQGELAGLVAIRGYHRARGEEQRDVCLIPSSAHGTNAASAVMAGMRVVVVASAPDGSVDLDDLRAKCEAHRDDLAAIMVTYPSTHGVYEPGITRVCELVHAAGGQVYVDGANFNALLGYAKPGEFGGDVSHLNLHKTFCIPHGGGGPGVGPVAVRAHLAPHLPTHAAHPDPARRTAPGGTGAIAAAPHGSAGILPISYAYLRLMGGAGLARATATAVLSANYVAARLREAYPVLYTGDGGLVAHECILDLRPLTKATGVTVDDVAKRLIDYGFHAPTTSFPVAGTLMVEPTESEDLPEVDRFVEAMLAIRAEAQRVADGEWELAASPLRGAPHTAERALSGELPYSAQLAAFPAGPDPDKYWPPVGRIDGSFGDRNLVCSCPPVEAFDSAGA